The following are encoded together in the Glycine max cultivar Williams 82 chromosome 8, Glycine_max_v4.0, whole genome shotgun sequence genome:
- the LOC102660171 gene encoding 1-aminocyclopropane-1-carboxylate oxidase homolog 3-like, with protein sequence MQLITNDRFKSVEHRVLANLKGPRILSIACFFSAGLKSSPKLYGPIKELLSEDNHPKYRETTVAEYVRHFNAKGLGGTSALQHFRI encoded by the exons ATGCAG CTGATAACAAATGACAGATTCAAGAGCGTAGAACATAGAGTGCTGGCAAATCTCAAAGGTCCAAGAATATTATCTATTGCATGCTTTTTCAGCGCAGGTCTTAAATCATCACCGAAACTCTATGGACCTATAAAAGAGTTATTATCAGAAGACAATCATCCCAAATACAGAGAAACCACAGTTGCGGAATATGTACGCCACTTCAATGCTAAAGGTCTTGGTGGAACCTCTGCACTTCAACACTTCAGGATTTGA
- the LOC100804251 gene encoding elongation factor 2, which yields MVKFTAEELRRIMDYKHNIRNMSVIAHVDHGKSTLTDSLVAAAGIIAQEVAGDVRMTDTRADEAERGITIKSTGISLYYEMTDEALKSFKGERNGNEYLINLIDSPGHVDFSSEVTAALRITDGALVVVDCVEGVCVQTETVLRQALGERIRPVLTVNKMDRCFLELQVDGEEAYQTFQRVIENANVIMATYEDPLLGDVQVYPEKGTVAFSAGLHGWAFTLTNFAKMYASKFGVDEGKMMERLWGENFFDPATKKWTSKNSGSATCKRGFVQFCYEPIKQIINTCMNDQKDKLWPMLQKLGVTMKSEEKDLMGKALMKRVMQTWLPASSALLEMMIFHLPSPSTAQKYRVENLYEGPLDDQYASAIRNCDPEGPLMLYVSKMIPASDKGRFFAFGRVFSGRVSTGLKVRIMGPNYVPGEKKDLYVKSVQRTVIWMGKRQETVEDVPCGNTVAMVGLDQFITKNATLTNEKEVDAHPIRAMKFSVSPVVRVAVQCKVASDLPKLVEGLKRLAKSDPMVVCTIEESGEHIVAGAGELHLEICLKDLQDDFMGGAEIIKSDPVVSFRETVLERSCRTVMSKSPNKHNRLYMEARPLEEGLAEAIDDGKIGPRDDPKVRSKILSEEFGWDKDLAKKIWCFGPETLGPNMVVDMCKGVQYLNEIKDSVVAGFQWASKEGALAEENMRAICFEVCDVVLHADAIHRGGGQIIPTARRVFYASQITAKPRLLEPVYLVEIQAPEQALGGIYSVLNQKRGHVFEEMQRPGTPLYNIKAYLPVIESFGFSSTLRAATSGQAFPQCVFDHWDMMSSDPLEAGSQAAQLVTDIRKRKGLKEQMTPLSEFEDKL from the exons ATG GTGAAGTTCACAGCTGAAGAGCTACGTCGTATTATGGACTATAAGCATAATATCCGTAATATGTCTGTCATTGCTCATGTTGATCACG GAAAATCAACCCTCACTGATTCTCTTGTGGCTGCTGCTGGTATTATTGCTCAAGAAGTTGCCGGTGATGTCCGTATGACTGATACCCGTGCAGATGAAGCTGAGCGTGGTATTACCATCAAGTCTACAGGTATCTCACTCTACTATGAAATGACTGATGAAGCTCTCAAGAGTTTTAAGGGAGAGCGCAATGGGAATGAGTATCTTATCAATCTCATTGACTCCCCTGGGCACGTTGACTTCTCATCTGAGGTTACTGCTGCACTCCGTATTACTGATGGAGCTCTAGTTGTGGTCGATTGTGTGGAAGGAGTTTGTGTCCAAACTGAAACTGTGCTAAGACAAGCCCTTGGAGAAAGGATTAGGCCTGTTCTGACTGTCAATAAGATGGACAGGTGCTTCCTTGAACTCCAGGTTGATGGAGAGGAGGCTTACCAGACATTCCAGAGGGTTATTGAGAATGCTAATGTTATCATGGCTACATATGAAGATCCACTACTTGGTGATGTTCAGGTCTACCCAGAGAAAGGAACAGTTGCTTTTTCTGCTGGTTTGCATGGCTGGGCTTTTACCCTGACTAACTTTGCCAAGATGTATGCATCCAAGTTTGGAGTTGATGAAGGAAAGATGATGGAAAGGCTCTGGGGTGAAAACTTTTTTGATCCAGCCACAAAGAAATGGACCAGCAAGAATAGTGGTTCTGCTACCTGCAAGCGTGGGTTTGTTCAGTTCTGTTATGAGCCCATCAAGCAGATTATTAACACTTGTATGAATGATCAGAAGGATAAGCTGTGGCCTATGCTGCAAAAGCTTGGGGTCACCATGAAATCTGAGGAGAAGGACCTCATGGGTAAAGCATTGATGAAGCGTGTCATGCAAACCTGGCTTCCAGCAAGTAGTGCTCTATTGGAAATGATGATATTTCATCTACCCTCTCCATCAACAGCCCAGAAGTATCGTGTGGAGAACTTGTATGAGGGTCCTCTTGATGATCAATATGCTTCTGCTATCAGAAATTGTGATCCTGAAGGTCCTCTGATGCTCTATGTCTCCAAGATGATTCCAGCATCTGATAAGGGGAGATTTTTTGCCTTTGGCCGTGTATTCTCTGGCAGGGTTTCAACTGGTTTGAAGGTGAGGATTATGGGACCTAATTATGTCCCTGGGGAGAAAAAGGATTTGTATGTTAAAAGTGTGCAACGAACTGTCATTTGGATGGGAAAGAGGCAAGAAACTGTAGAGGATGTCCCCTGTGGTAATACAGTGGCTATGGTTGGTCTTGACCAGTTCATCACAAAGAATGCAACATTGACAAATGAGAAGGAAGTCGATGCCCACCCTATCCGAGCTATGAAGTTTTCTGTCTCACCTGTTGTTCGTGTTGCTGTTCAATGTAAGGTTGCATCAGATCTTCCCAagcttgttgaaggtcttaagcggTTGGCTAAGTCAGATCCTATGGTTGTTTGTACCATTGAGGAGTCTGGTGAACACATTGTTGCTGGTGCAGGAGAGCTTCATCTTGAGATCTGTTTGAAGGACTTGCAGGATGATTTCATGGGTGGAGCTGAGATTATCAAATCTGACCCTGTTGTGTCATTCAGGGAGACTGTTTTGGAGAGATCATGCCGCACCGTGATGAGCAAATCACCCAACAAGCACAACCGTCTGTACATGGAAGCAAGACCATTGGAGGAAGGTCTTGCTGAGGCCATTGATGATGGCAAGATTGGACCAAGGGATGACCCCAAGGTTCGTTCCAAGATCTTGTCTGAAGAGTTCGGTTGGGACAAGGATCTTGCCAAGAAAATCTGGTGCTTTGGCCCTGAGACCCTTGGACCCAACATGGTGGTTGATATGTGCAAGGGAGTCCAGTATTTGAATGAAATCAAGGATTCTGTGGTTGCTGGATTCCAGTGGGCATCAAAAGAAGGTGCTTTGGCTGAAGAAAACATGAGAGCCATCTGCTTTGAAGTATGTGATGTTGTGCTGCACGCTGATGCTATCCACAGAGGAGGTGGTCAAATCATTCCTACTGCCAGGAGAGTCTTCTATGCTTCCCAGATTACTGCCAAACCCAGGCTTCTTGAGCCTGTCTACCTGGTTGAAATACAGGCTCCTGAACAAGCTCTTGGTGGAATCTACAGTGTTCTTAACCAGAAGCGTGGACACGTGTTCGAGGAAATGCAGAGGCCAGGTACCCCACTATACAACATCAAGGCATACCTCCCTGTCATCGAGTCCTTTGGTTTCTCGAGCACATTGAGGGCTGCAACATCAGGCCAGGCCTTCCCACAATGTGTGTTTGATCACTGGGACATGATGTCTTCTGACCCATTGGAGGCTGGATCACAAGCTGCACAGCTTGTCACTGACATTCGCAAGAGGAAGGGCTTGAAGGAACAGATGACTCCTCTCTCCGAGTTTGAAGACAAgctttaa
- the LOC100305901 gene encoding UDP-glycosyltransferase TURAN isoform X3: MAVLSRVGMIIRLPWRLTLLHMENPPSVPTLVAVKWASWLRNSSFVIDWHNFGYTLLALSLGRNSHFVSLYKWFEKHYGKMADASLCVTKAMLHELAQNWGINATVLYDLPPDMFHPSSLEERHKHKLFCRLNEDLFQPLGVRDCVSNGTSLIASHRQNETLFTTEFGSNIYLKPNRPALVVSSMSWTPDKDFAILLEAAVMYDRRVAAIIGEDDSVDEEVMWKEISDAKQCLYPRLLFIITGKGPEKEKYEATIKGMKLKRVAFRTMWLSADDYPLLLGSADLGVCLHMSSSGLDLPMKVVDMFGCGLPVRAVSYSCIRELVRLDKNGLLFSSSSELADELLLLFKGFPDDCEALEVLKYGALETGSSARWATEWEEQAKPLITEVMSRF; the protein is encoded by the exons ATGGCCGTTCTTTCCCGTGTAGGCATGATCATTAG GCTTCCTTGGAGGTTGACATTGTTGCATATGGAG AATCCTCCTTCAGTTCCAACCCTGGTGGCCGTAAAATGGGCCAGCTGGTTGAGAAATTCATCTTTTGTTATAGATTGGCATAATTTTGGGTATACTCTACTTGCACTGTCATTGGGAAGAAATAGTCATTTTGTCTCCTTATATAAATG GTTTGAGAAGCATTATGGAAAAATGGCAGATGCTTCTCTCTGTGTAACAAAAGCAATGCTGCATGAATTGGCTCAGAACTGGGGAATAAA tgCTACAGTTTTGTATGATCTGCCTCCTGACATGTTTCATCCATCTTCACTGGAGGAGAGGCATAAGCATAAG TTGTTTTGCAGATTAAATGAGGACTTGTTTCAGCCTCTCGGTGTCAGAGATTGTGTTAGTAATG GAACCTCATTGATTGCTAGCCATCGCCAAAATGAAACTCTGTTTACAACTGAGTTTGGTTCAAACATATATTTGAAGCCAAATAGACCAGCACTTGTTGTAAGCAGTATGAGCTG GACACCAGACAAAGATTTTGCCATTCTCTTGGAAGCTGCTGTAATGTATGATAGACGTGTTGCTGCCATAATAGGTGAAGATGATTCAGTAGATGAAGAGGTCATGTGGAAAGAAATATCTGATGCAAAACAATGTTTATATCCCAGATTGTTATTCATCATAACTG GCAAAGgtccagaaaaagaaaagtatgaGGCAACAATAAAGGGAATGAAACTTAAACGTGTGGCATTTCGTACCATGTGGCTGTCAGCTGATGATTATCCATTACTGCTAG GATCAGCTGATCTAGGTGTTTGTCTGCATATGTCATCATCAGGATTAGACCTTCCAATGAAG GTTGTGGATATGTTTGGCTGTGGGCTGCCTGTTCGTGCTGTTTCATACTCTTG CATTAGAGAACTGGTTAGACTTGACAAAAATggtcttctcttctcttcttcgtCTGAGCTAGCTGATGAACTTCTG CTTCTCTTCAAGGGATTTCCTGATGACTGTGAAGCTTTGGAGGTCCTCAAATATGGTGCATTAGAAACTGGTTCTTCAGCAAGGTGGGCTACTGAATGGGAAGAACAGGCAAAGCCGCTGATAACTGAG GTTATGTCAAGATTTTGA
- the LOC100305901 gene encoding UDP-glycosyltransferase TURAN isoform X4, with protein sequence MLGKNDGKKRRRRGRACVVVLGDIGRSPRMQYDALSLANQASLEVDIVAYGGSEPHTALLANPSIHIYVMKQWLTASQSLPKILRSIMLLLKPLVQFCMLLWFLCVKIPSPDIFIVQNPPSVPTLVAVKWASWLRNSSFVIDWHNFGYTLLALSLGRNSHFVSLYKWFEKHYGKMADASLCVTKAMLHELAQNWGINATVLYDLPPDMFHPSSLEERHKHKLFCRLNEDLFQPLGVRDCVSNGTSLIASHRQNETLFTTEFGSNIYLKPNRPALVVSSMSWTPDKDFAILLEAAVMYDRRVAAIIGEDDSVDEEVMWKEISDAKQCLYPRLLFIITGKGPEKEKYEATIKGMKLKRVAFRTMWLSADDYPLLLGSADLGVCLHMSSSGLDLPMKVVDMFGCGLPVRAVSYSCIRELVRLDKNGLLFSSSSELADELLLLFKGFPDDCEALEVLKYGALETGSSARWATEWEEQAKPLITEVMSRF encoded by the exons ATGTTAG ggAAAAACGATGGAAAGAAGAGACGAAGAAGAGGGAGAGCGTGTGTAGTGGTTTTGGGTGACATTGGACGAAGCCCTCGAATGCAGTACGACGCTCTTTCACTCGCCAAtcag GCTTCCTTGGAGGTTGACATTGTTGCATATGGAG GTTCAGAGCCCCATACTGCACTTCTTGCCAACCCATCTATTCATATTTACGTAATG AAGCAGTGGTTAACAGCCAGTCAAAGTTTACCAAAGATACTTCGATCAATAATGCTTTTGTTGAAGCCATTGGTTCAATTTTGCATGCTTCTTTGGTTCCTTTGTGTAAAAATACCATCTCCTGATATTTTTATTGTCCAG AATCCTCCTTCAGTTCCAACCCTGGTGGCCGTAAAATGGGCCAGCTGGTTGAGAAATTCATCTTTTGTTATAGATTGGCATAATTTTGGGTATACTCTACTTGCACTGTCATTGGGAAGAAATAGTCATTTTGTCTCCTTATATAAATG GTTTGAGAAGCATTATGGAAAAATGGCAGATGCTTCTCTCTGTGTAACAAAAGCAATGCTGCATGAATTGGCTCAGAACTGGGGAATAAA tgCTACAGTTTTGTATGATCTGCCTCCTGACATGTTTCATCCATCTTCACTGGAGGAGAGGCATAAGCATAAG TTGTTTTGCAGATTAAATGAGGACTTGTTTCAGCCTCTCGGTGTCAGAGATTGTGTTAGTAATG GAACCTCATTGATTGCTAGCCATCGCCAAAATGAAACTCTGTTTACAACTGAGTTTGGTTCAAACATATATTTGAAGCCAAATAGACCAGCACTTGTTGTAAGCAGTATGAGCTG GACACCAGACAAAGATTTTGCCATTCTCTTGGAAGCTGCTGTAATGTATGATAGACGTGTTGCTGCCATAATAGGTGAAGATGATTCAGTAGATGAAGAGGTCATGTGGAAAGAAATATCTGATGCAAAACAATGTTTATATCCCAGATTGTTATTCATCATAACTG GCAAAGgtccagaaaaagaaaagtatgaGGCAACAATAAAGGGAATGAAACTTAAACGTGTGGCATTTCGTACCATGTGGCTGTCAGCTGATGATTATCCATTACTGCTAG GATCAGCTGATCTAGGTGTTTGTCTGCATATGTCATCATCAGGATTAGACCTTCCAATGAAG GTTGTGGATATGTTTGGCTGTGGGCTGCCTGTTCGTGCTGTTTCATACTCTTG CATTAGAGAACTGGTTAGACTTGACAAAAATggtcttctcttctcttcttcgtCTGAGCTAGCTGATGAACTTCTG CTTCTCTTCAAGGGATTTCCTGATGACTGTGAAGCTTTGGAGGTCCTCAAATATGGTGCATTAGAAACTGGTTCTTCAGCAAGGTGGGCTACTGAATGGGAAGAACAGGCAAAGCCGCTGATAACTGAG GTTATGTCAAGATTTTGA
- the LOC100305901 gene encoding UDP-glycosyltransferase TURAN isoform X1: MKQWLTASQSLPKILRSIMLLLKPLVQFCMLLWFLCVKIPSPDIFIVQNPPSVPTLVAVKWASWLRNSSFVIDWHNFGYTLLALSLGRNSHFVSLYKWFEKHYGKMADASLCVTKAMLHELAQNWGINATVLYDLPPDMFHPSSLEERHKHKLFCRLNEDLFQPLGVRDCVSNGTSLIASHRQNETLFTTEFGSNIYLKPNRPALVVSSMSWTPDKDFAILLEAAVMYDRRVAAIIGEDDSVDEEVMWKEISDAKQCLYPRLLFIITGKGPEKEKYEATIKGMKLKRVAFRTMWLSADDYPLLLGSADLGVCLHMSSSGLDLPMKVVDMFGCGLPVRAVSYSCIRELVRLDKNGLLFSSSSELADELLLLFKGFPDDCEALEVLKYGALETGSSARWATEWEEQAKPLITEVMSRF, encoded by the exons ATG AAGCAGTGGTTAACAGCCAGTCAAAGTTTACCAAAGATACTTCGATCAATAATGCTTTTGTTGAAGCCATTGGTTCAATTTTGCATGCTTCTTTGGTTCCTTTGTGTAAAAATACCATCTCCTGATATTTTTATTGTCCAG AATCCTCCTTCAGTTCCAACCCTGGTGGCCGTAAAATGGGCCAGCTGGTTGAGAAATTCATCTTTTGTTATAGATTGGCATAATTTTGGGTATACTCTACTTGCACTGTCATTGGGAAGAAATAGTCATTTTGTCTCCTTATATAAATG GTTTGAGAAGCATTATGGAAAAATGGCAGATGCTTCTCTCTGTGTAACAAAAGCAATGCTGCATGAATTGGCTCAGAACTGGGGAATAAA tgCTACAGTTTTGTATGATCTGCCTCCTGACATGTTTCATCCATCTTCACTGGAGGAGAGGCATAAGCATAAG TTGTTTTGCAGATTAAATGAGGACTTGTTTCAGCCTCTCGGTGTCAGAGATTGTGTTAGTAATG GAACCTCATTGATTGCTAGCCATCGCCAAAATGAAACTCTGTTTACAACTGAGTTTGGTTCAAACATATATTTGAAGCCAAATAGACCAGCACTTGTTGTAAGCAGTATGAGCTG GACACCAGACAAAGATTTTGCCATTCTCTTGGAAGCTGCTGTAATGTATGATAGACGTGTTGCTGCCATAATAGGTGAAGATGATTCAGTAGATGAAGAGGTCATGTGGAAAGAAATATCTGATGCAAAACAATGTTTATATCCCAGATTGTTATTCATCATAACTG GCAAAGgtccagaaaaagaaaagtatgaGGCAACAATAAAGGGAATGAAACTTAAACGTGTGGCATTTCGTACCATGTGGCTGTCAGCTGATGATTATCCATTACTGCTAG GATCAGCTGATCTAGGTGTTTGTCTGCATATGTCATCATCAGGATTAGACCTTCCAATGAAG GTTGTGGATATGTTTGGCTGTGGGCTGCCTGTTCGTGCTGTTTCATACTCTTG CATTAGAGAACTGGTTAGACTTGACAAAAATggtcttctcttctcttcttcgtCTGAGCTAGCTGATGAACTTCTG CTTCTCTTCAAGGGATTTCCTGATGACTGTGAAGCTTTGGAGGTCCTCAAATATGGTGCATTAGAAACTGGTTCTTCAGCAAGGTGGGCTACTGAATGGGAAGAACAGGCAAAGCCGCTGATAACTGAG GTTATGTCAAGATTTTGA
- the LOC100305901 gene encoding UDP-glycosyltransferase TURAN isoform X2, which translates to MLLLKPLVQFCMLLWFLCVKIPSPDIFIVQNPPSVPTLVAVKWASWLRNSSFVIDWHNFGYTLLALSLGRNSHFVSLYKWFEKHYGKMADASLCVTKAMLHELAQNWGINATVLYDLPPDMFHPSSLEERHKHKLFCRLNEDLFQPLGVRDCVSNGTSLIASHRQNETLFTTEFGSNIYLKPNRPALVVSSMSWTPDKDFAILLEAAVMYDRRVAAIIGEDDSVDEEVMWKEISDAKQCLYPRLLFIITGKGPEKEKYEATIKGMKLKRVAFRTMWLSADDYPLLLGSADLGVCLHMSSSGLDLPMKVVDMFGCGLPVRAVSYSCIRELVRLDKNGLLFSSSSELADELLLLFKGFPDDCEALEVLKYGALETGSSARWATEWEEQAKPLITEVMSRF; encoded by the exons ATGCTTTTGTTGAAGCCATTGGTTCAATTTTGCATGCTTCTTTGGTTCCTTTGTGTAAAAATACCATCTCCTGATATTTTTATTGTCCAG AATCCTCCTTCAGTTCCAACCCTGGTGGCCGTAAAATGGGCCAGCTGGTTGAGAAATTCATCTTTTGTTATAGATTGGCATAATTTTGGGTATACTCTACTTGCACTGTCATTGGGAAGAAATAGTCATTTTGTCTCCTTATATAAATG GTTTGAGAAGCATTATGGAAAAATGGCAGATGCTTCTCTCTGTGTAACAAAAGCAATGCTGCATGAATTGGCTCAGAACTGGGGAATAAA tgCTACAGTTTTGTATGATCTGCCTCCTGACATGTTTCATCCATCTTCACTGGAGGAGAGGCATAAGCATAAG TTGTTTTGCAGATTAAATGAGGACTTGTTTCAGCCTCTCGGTGTCAGAGATTGTGTTAGTAATG GAACCTCATTGATTGCTAGCCATCGCCAAAATGAAACTCTGTTTACAACTGAGTTTGGTTCAAACATATATTTGAAGCCAAATAGACCAGCACTTGTTGTAAGCAGTATGAGCTG GACACCAGACAAAGATTTTGCCATTCTCTTGGAAGCTGCTGTAATGTATGATAGACGTGTTGCTGCCATAATAGGTGAAGATGATTCAGTAGATGAAGAGGTCATGTGGAAAGAAATATCTGATGCAAAACAATGTTTATATCCCAGATTGTTATTCATCATAACTG GCAAAGgtccagaaaaagaaaagtatgaGGCAACAATAAAGGGAATGAAACTTAAACGTGTGGCATTTCGTACCATGTGGCTGTCAGCTGATGATTATCCATTACTGCTAG GATCAGCTGATCTAGGTGTTTGTCTGCATATGTCATCATCAGGATTAGACCTTCCAATGAAG GTTGTGGATATGTTTGGCTGTGGGCTGCCTGTTCGTGCTGTTTCATACTCTTG CATTAGAGAACTGGTTAGACTTGACAAAAATggtcttctcttctcttcttcgtCTGAGCTAGCTGATGAACTTCTG CTTCTCTTCAAGGGATTTCCTGATGACTGTGAAGCTTTGGAGGTCCTCAAATATGGTGCATTAGAAACTGGTTCTTCAGCAAGGTGGGCTACTGAATGGGAAGAACAGGCAAAGCCGCTGATAACTGAG GTTATGTCAAGATTTTGA